The Anomaloglossus baeobatrachus isolate aAnoBae1 chromosome 4, aAnoBae1.hap1, whole genome shotgun sequence genome contains the following window.
TTCACTGTAGGGATCACAGAGCTCCTGCCGGGCTTCTCTGTAGAGATCACAGAGCCCCGCCGGGCTTCACTGTAGGGATCACTGAGCCCCCACCAGGCTTCACTGTAGGGATCACCAGGCCTCCGCCGGGCTTCTCTGTAGAGATCACAGAGCCCCTGCCGGGCTTCACTGTAGGAATCACAGAGCCGCCGCCGAGTTTCACAGTAGGGATCACAGAGCCACCGCCGAGCTTCACTGTAGGGATCACAGAGCCCCCGCCGGGCTTCACTGTAGGGATCACAGAGCCCCCGCCGGGCTTCACTGTAGGGATCACAGAGCCCCCGCCGGGCTTCACTGTAGGGATCACAGAGCCCCCGCCGGGCTTCACTGTAGGGATCACAGAGCCCCCGCCGGGCTTCACTGTAGGGATCACAGAGCCCCCGCCGGGCTTCACTGTAGAGATCACAGAGCCCCCGCCGGGCTTCACTGTAGGGATCATAGAGCCCCCGCCGGGCTTCACTGTAGGGATCACAGAGTTCCCGCTGAGCTTCTCTGAGGGATCACAGAGCTCCTGCCGAGCTTCACTGTAGGGATCACTGAACCCCCGCCGGGCTTCACTGTAGGGATCACCAAGCCCCCGCTGGGCTTCTCTGTAGAGATCACAGAGCCCCTGCCGGGCTTCACTGTAGGGATCACAGAGCCTCCACCAGGCTTCACTGTAGGAATCACAGAGCCGCCGCCGAGTTTCACAGTagggatcacagagccatcgccgaGCTTCACTGTAGGGATCACAGAGACACCGCCGAGCTTCACTGTAAGGATCACAGGGCCACTGCCGAGCTTCACTGAAGGGATcacagctgggaggagagaggaaaaAGTGACAGGTGCAGCAGCTCAGACGATGGCCATTTCGTTCTGGTGTGTACTTCgatagcctgctttacacactacaatatatcttacaatgtgtcggcggggtcacgttgtaagtgacgcacatccggcattgtaaggtatgttgcagtgtgtgacaggtacgtgcgattgcacgaaaatccgttcatcgcacgcacgtcgttcattcctcataaattgcacgtgaggttgttcaatgttcctgaggcagcacacatcgcagtgtgtgacaccccgggaacgatgaacagatcttacctgcgtcccgcggctcccgccggcaatgcggaaggaaggaggtgggcgggatgtttacgtcccgctcagctccgcccctccgcttctattggccggctgccgcgtgacgtcgatgtgacgccgaacgtccctcccactccaggaagtggacgttcgctgcccacatcgaggtcgtatggaggagggggttaatcgtttgtgcggcactggcaacaaattgaatgtgccgcacatacgatgggggcgttgcaaatcacatacgatatcgtatgcgaaattgcaacgtgtaaagcaggcttatgggTCTGCATGACACGGCCGTGGTCTGTGCGGCTGCacctgtcacttttcctgtctccCCGTGGCTGTGGTCTCCAATATGTGACTGGTTTTAAGAAGATAACAGGCACAAGAGGAGAAGCTGCTGCACATGGATCAGATGCACACCAATTCCTTATAATTaagaaaacacctttattatgGACCAACATGTTAAAACCATTATAAAAGTAGGTGCAACAAACACACAAAAGGGCGGTCCGTTCCCCCTGAGCATAAAGAACCCCAAACATAACATAGATGGTAAGTACAACCTAAGTAATGATTACAGTAACATGTAGCCCTGTGCCAGCATACAATGCTGACTATGGAGAATTCGTAAGCAGCGAGCCGAAGCCCAAAGGTGAACAGGAAAACGTCCTGTCAGTATATCAATGACCGGAAATAAATATAGAGGGGGCAGAGATGATGTATTATGCAAACCAGTGTGCGTGCCGAGATACAAGCACCCATATCtcaactaagggtggctttacacgctgcgacatcgctagccgatactagcgatggcgagtgtgatagcacccgcccctatcgttatgccgatatgtgacgatcgctgccgtagcgaacattattgctacagcagcgtcacacgtacttacctgccctgcaacattgctgttaagggggcggttcgctcagcgtcacagtgacgtcactaagcggccgcccaatcaaagcggaggggcggagatgagcgggacgaacatcccgcccacctccttcctcccgcattgtggccggcggcaggtaaggagaggttcctcgttcctgcggcgtcacacgtagcgatgtgcgctgccgcagggacgaggatcaactttgcctcagcgacagcagcgataattgggataggacccccatgtcaacgaagagcgattttggacgtttttgcaacgatacaaaattgctcctaggagtcacacacaacgagatcgctacagcggccggatgtgcgtcacaaaatccgtgaccccaacgagatcgctgtagcgaaatcgtagcgtgtaaaggctgCTTAAGTCAATAAGATGTATAATGGGAAGCACAAGAGGCAGCGGTGAAGGTAAATTGGAAATAGTAACCACCTAAAGTGAATCCGTGCAGAGATTCACAGGGGAGAAAACCTCTTGTGTGCCTAGAGTATGGAGCACACTGGCTGTCCCAAGTGCCCCGTGCCCACAACAGCATATACTAAAAATGAGGTACCACTAGACACAGGTAAAATACCATAtaagcaggtgacaggagcggtaaCGTGGGTCACAGGACTACAATGCAGGGATCAGAGGTTAGGCACAGGTGGGGTAGAAGGAAAATGCTCAGGGCGAGCGGGCCAACGCGTTTCGCCGCCTaagcggcttcctcaggggaagttaTCACTGCCTCTTGTGCTTGCCATTATACATCTtattgacttaagcgggctttacacgctatgaatttgctacagcaatctcgttggggtcacggattgtgagacgcacatccggccgctgtagcgatctcgttggggtcacagattttgtgacgcacatccggccgctatagcgatctcgttggggtcacggattttgtgacgcacatccggccgctgtagtgatctcgttggggtcacggattttgtgacgcacatccggccgctgtagcgatctcgttgtgtgtgactcctag
Protein-coding sequences here:
- the TMEM107 gene encoding transmembrane protein 107 isoform X1 — its product is MTNETGCAALSVAYGRDQLTIKYQGREIMPVVSSLVPARFLTLTAHLVIVITIFWSRENNVLACLPLEYTQDQYKAADTELIVALSVTLGMFVIELAGFFSGVSMFNNTQSVLSLAAHCSASVSLSLFVTQKWECATYWYIFGFCSCDPFSEARQWPCDPYSEARRCLCDPYSEARRWLCDPYCETRRRLCDSYSEAWWRLCDPYSEARQGLCDLYREAQRGLGDPYSEARRGFSDPYSEARQELCDPSEKLSGNSVIPTVKPGGGSMIPTVKPGGGSVISTVKPGGGSVIPTVKPGGGSVIPTVKPGGGSVIPTVKPGGGSVIPTVKPGGGSVIPTVKPGGGSVIPTVKLGGGSVIPTVKLGGGSVIPTVKPGRGSVISTEKPGGGLVIPTVKPGGGSVIPTVKPGGAL
- the TMEM107 gene encoding transmembrane protein 107 isoform X2; this translates as MPVVSSLVPARFLTLTAHLVIVITIFWSRENNVLACLPLEYTQDQYKAADTELIVALSVTLGMFVIELAGFFSGVSMFNNTQSVLSLAAHCSASVSLSLFVTQKWECATYWYIFGFCSCDPFSEARQWPCDPYSEARRCLCDPYSEARRWLCDPYCETRRRLCDSYSEAWWRLCDPYSEARQGLCDLYREAQRGLGDPYSEARRGFSDPYSEARQELCDPSEKLSGNSVIPTVKPGGGSMIPTVKPGGGSVISTVKPGGGSVIPTVKPGGGSVIPTVKPGGGSVIPTVKPGGGSVIPTVKPGGGSVIPTVKPGGGSVIPTVKLGGGSVIPTVKLGGGSVIPTVKPGRGSVISTEKPGGGLVIPTVKPGGGSVIPTVKPGGAL